From Pseudomonadota bacterium, a single genomic window includes:
- a CDS encoding 4Fe-4S dicluster domain-containing protein codes for MEFSELENLENEGIETLPSEERRKFLRFGMAVTGVFLGGSVLSLTSARNARGGLGPIPEAGKFPYKPHYSMVIKQNRCIDCERCKEACVKTNKVPSYGYRTTILELEKDLGNKGKERVFMPVLCNHCNRPPCVRVCPTTATYKDKKNGIVMMDKKRCIGCKTCMAACPYNARYFDEEVRAVDKCNFCFDTRLEKGETKTACAAACPAGVRIFGDLTDYDSELYALVHAPEKVVWVLRPETGAMPNVFYMND; via the coding sequence ATGGAGTTCAGCGAACTAGAAAACTTAGAGAATGAGGGAATAGAAACACTCCCCTCGGAAGAGAGACGCAAATTTCTCCGGTTTGGTATGGCTGTTACCGGAGTATTTCTTGGCGGTTCAGTTCTCTCGCTCACGTCCGCTCGTAATGCAAGGGGTGGTCTCGGTCCAATTCCGGAGGCTGGGAAGTTCCCATACAAGCCGCATTACAGCATGGTGATCAAGCAGAACCGCTGCATCGACTGTGAGCGGTGCAAGGAAGCTTGTGTCAAGACCAACAAGGTGCCGTCATATGGATACCGGACAACGATCCTTGAGCTCGAGAAGGATCTCGGAAACAAGGGCAAGGAAAGGGTCTTCATGCCAGTTCTCTGCAACCACTGTAACCGTCCGCCTTGTGTTCGGGTCTGTCCGACAACCGCAACCTATAAAGACAAGAAAAACGGGATCGTCATGATGGACAAGAAGCGTTGTATCGGTTGCAAGACCTGTATGGCTGCCTGTCCGTATAACGCCAGATATTTTGACGAGGAAGTCAGGGCTGTAGACAAGTGCAATTTCTGCTTCGACACCAGACTTGAGAAGGGTGAAACCAAAACCGCCTGTGCTGCAGCATGTCCGGCAGGTGTCCGGATCTTCGGTGATCTGACTGATTATGATTCGGAGTTGTATGCACTGGTCCACGCACCGGAAAAAGTGGTGTGGGTTCTCAGGCCGGAAACAGGCGCGATGCCGAACGTATTCTACATGAACGACTAA